Proteins encoded by one window of Rhodohalobacter sp. 614A:
- a CDS encoding sodium:solute symporter family transporter has product MGGILSRKIKNSKDMFIAGRNTSWWIAGLSTYMTIFSAGTFVVWGGVAYRSGIVAVIIAMALGIASIFTGLFVSGRWNGLRIDSPAEFLGIRFGKKTINFYMILGLIGRTVSTAVALYAISVIMVALIALPEGNFLRDPSTGNMSVTSAIIILGSIAIIYTIAGGFLAVLVTDIVQFVVLIVSIIIVIPLGFKSIGGITNFTQNLPENYFSLVSEEYSFVWLILWCIINFFTISGDWPFVQRYISTPTKNEAKKAAYLVAALYLITPIFWYTPTFLYQVINPDANPEQAYILMSQHVLPAGILGIMVAAMLSATMSMIDSTLNVFANVFTYDIYREIKPGASEKKLLSVARLFTLLFGLCIITFAILIPFLGGAERVVVSFLTLVIGPLAIPAVWGLFSKYISQKSVWVSLGITYSIGFIIKIAFSDPIIFEGVWDIGFQVASFIQSNVEFVDAFIGLLVPVTILLTVEVLGRKKGIDSGWDNTVKFINTNKASKSDVDYTGTASLSKLTIKIILFTLVALGVFIGGLAFINPLEKSFLLFTSGAILCLTLILKALTAFLYKTKGNT; this is encoded by the coding sequence TTGGGCGGAATTCTTAGCCGAAAGATTAAGAATTCAAAAGACATGTTCATTGCGGGGAGAAATACATCTTGGTGGATAGCAGGTTTATCAACATATATGACAATATTTTCTGCAGGAACCTTTGTCGTGTGGGGAGGGGTAGCTTATCGTTCTGGAATAGTTGCTGTAATAATTGCCATGGCTTTAGGTATCGCGTCGATATTTACTGGTTTATTTGTATCAGGCCGATGGAATGGATTAAGGATTGACTCTCCTGCAGAATTTTTAGGGATAAGGTTTGGTAAAAAAACTATAAACTTCTATATGATTCTTGGCCTCATAGGCCGTACTGTAAGTACAGCAGTTGCTTTATATGCGATTTCTGTTATAATGGTTGCACTTATTGCGTTACCTGAAGGTAACTTTTTGCGTGATCCTTCGACCGGAAATATGTCTGTTACTTCAGCCATCATTATTCTTGGGTCTATCGCAATCATCTACACAATCGCTGGTGGTTTTCTGGCAGTATTAGTAACGGATATAGTACAATTTGTAGTTTTAATTGTAAGCATCATTATTGTTATTCCTCTTGGCTTTAAAAGCATAGGTGGAATTACAAATTTCACTCAAAACCTTCCTGAAAATTACTTCTCTTTAGTAAGTGAAGAGTATTCATTTGTTTGGCTGATATTATGGTGTATCATTAATTTTTTTACGATTAGTGGTGATTGGCCATTTGTGCAACGCTATATTAGTACACCTACAAAGAATGAGGCTAAAAAAGCTGCTTATCTTGTCGCTGCACTATATTTGATAACTCCAATATTTTGGTACACTCCAACATTCTTATATCAGGTAATTAATCCTGACGCGAATCCAGAACAGGCTTATATACTAATGAGCCAGCATGTCCTACCAGCTGGAATTTTAGGGATTATGGTTGCAGCAATGCTTTCTGCTACAATGAGTATGATAGATTCAACCTTGAATGTATTTGCAAATGTATTTACTTATGACATATATAGGGAAATAAAGCCTGGGGCATCTGAAAAAAAACTACTCTCTGTTGCACGCCTTTTTACACTACTCTTCGGATTATGCATTATTACATTTGCTATTTTGATCCCATTTTTAGGAGGCGCTGAAAGAGTCGTAGTGTCCTTTCTAACCTTAGTAATCGGTCCTCTTGCCATTCCAGCTGTCTGGGGTCTTTTCTCTAAATATATAAGCCAAAAATCTGTATGGGTTTCTTTAGGAATAACTTATTCCATTGGATTCATTATTAAAATTGCATTCTCCGATCCCATTATTTTTGAAGGTGTATGGGATATTGGTTTTCAAGTAGCTTCTTTTATTCAGTCAAATGTTGAATTTGTAGATGCATTTATTGGATTGCTTGTTCCAGTTACCATTTTATTAACGGTAGAAGTTTTAGGAAGGAAAAAAGGGATTGATTCTGGTTGGGACAATACTGTCAAATTTATTAATACAAATAAGGCGTCTAAGTCTGATGTTGATTATACGGGCACTGCATCTCTATCTAAGCTTACCATTAAAATCATCTTGTTTACCTTAGTTGCTTTAGGCGTTTTTATAGGAGGCTTGGCATTTATAAATCCGCTAGAAAAATCATTTCTATTATTTACAAGTGGGGCAATCTTATGCTTAACCTTAATACTTAAAGCTCTTACGGCATTTTTATATAAAACAAAGGGCAATACATAA
- a CDS encoding ComEC/Rec2 family competence protein has product MSNINENKRIMKKVILFLAGTILLIQSACSVNNKTDKRPVTPADSSSIPKTLPAWEEGYLDIHAINTGRGESSLLIFPDGTTMLIDAAGSLISPTHEIPPPPQKPNINVSPGQAITNYARHFIEPASKKLNYLMISHFDPDHMGSYSDDLPLDPTRNFRMGGITEVGAKITFDKILDRGYPDYNYPTDMTSTARITNYIHFIEWAESAYGATAEQFIAGRNDQITLMENPSKYENFEIRNVVSNGMVWTGTGSESVNTLPSGSNVDGVIGAENIFSLGFLLSYGDFNYFTAGDLQYNGRSTYPWRDIEAPVAEVVPAVDVMKANHHGTAHCNSDALLNSLTPKVVVAHTWRDVHPNPETISRIYAANNSCQIFSTNMTDANKSRLGDNIHRLKGLQGHVVVRVNPGGDEYYVYVLNDSDEKNYRVEKVYGPYSSK; this is encoded by the coding sequence ATGTCCAATATCAATGAAAACAAAAGAATTATGAAGAAAGTTATATTATTTCTTGCTGGTACTATATTACTCATTCAATCTGCCTGTAGTGTTAATAATAAGACTGATAAAAGACCCGTCACTCCTGCGGATTCTTCTAGTATTCCAAAGACACTTCCAGCTTGGGAAGAAGGATATTTGGACATTCATGCTATCAACACAGGACGTGGGGAAAGCTCCTTGCTGATTTTTCCCGATGGAACGACTATGTTGATCGATGCCGCAGGTTCCCTGATATCCCCTACACATGAAATACCCCCTCCACCTCAAAAGCCGAATATTAATGTGTCTCCGGGACAGGCAATAACAAATTATGCGAGACACTTTATTGAGCCGGCCAGTAAAAAGTTAAACTATCTAATGATTAGCCATTTCGATCCAGATCATATGGGTAGCTACAGTGATGATTTACCGTTGGATCCTACGCGAAATTTTCGAATGGGAGGGATCACCGAAGTAGGAGCGAAAATCACTTTTGATAAAATTTTGGATAGGGGATATCCAGATTACAACTATCCAACCGATATGACTTCAACCGCCAGAATAACGAATTACATTCATTTTATCGAATGGGCTGAATCAGCGTATGGTGCAACAGCAGAGCAATTCATTGCTGGAAGAAATGATCAGATCACTCTGATGGAGAATCCATCAAAATATGAAAATTTTGAGATTCGCAATGTTGTTTCAAATGGAATGGTGTGGACTGGAACCGGATCGGAATCTGTAAACACGCTTCCTTCAGGCTCTAACGTAGACGGGGTAATTGGAGCAGAAAATATCTTCAGCTTGGGTTTTTTGTTATCATACGGTGATTTTAATTATTTCACTGCAGGAGATCTTCAATATAACGGGAGATCTACTTACCCTTGGAGAGATATTGAAGCACCAGTGGCAGAGGTAGTTCCAGCTGTAGATGTGATGAAAGCAAATCATCATGGTACTGCTCACTGTAATAGTGATGCTCTTCTTAACAGCTTAACTCCGAAGGTGGTAGTAGCTCATACCTGGAGAGACGTACATCCTAATCCTGAAACCATATCCAGGATCTATGCTGCAAACAATAGTTGTCAAATATTTTCTACCAATATGACGGATGCCAATAAGTCACGGTTGGGAGATAATATTCATAGGCTGAAAGGTTTACAGGGACATGTCGTGGTACGAGTGAATCCCGGCGGGGACGAATACTATGTGTATGTATTAAATGATTCGGACGAAAAAAATTATAGAGTTGAAAAAGTTTATGGCCCTTACTCAAGCAAATAA
- a CDS encoding SGNH/GDSL hydrolase family protein has product MKVYNKVWIIVSAFLVMISDLQIQVMNAGIGGNTSRDLLQRIDSDVISHNPDVVLMMIGTNDMVNSNKLISVNEYENNLNHIVNRLEKRNIEVVLISPIPVDTTYLFRRHGRDAYVQPPNTRIETAGNVMRQIAKEKGIFFFDMNREFTDRGIPTHNEDEFIRNEKNSKATDGVHPTPKGYELMANLIYKFMLSNNLVEPGMKVICFGDSITKGVHVKGSGTATGETYPGVLSRLLNQ; this is encoded by the coding sequence ATGAAAGTTTACAATAAGGTATGGATTATCGTCTCTGCATTTTTAGTTATGATCTCGGATTTACAGATTCAGGTTATGAATGCGGGAATAGGAGGAAATACAAGTAGAGATCTTTTGCAGAGGATAGATTCAGATGTTATATCTCATAATCCTGATGTCGTATTAATGATGATTGGAACCAATGACATGGTTAACTCCAACAAACTGATATCAGTAAATGAATATGAAAATAATCTGAATCATATAGTCAATAGATTGGAAAAAAGAAATATTGAGGTGGTATTAATAAGCCCAATCCCTGTAGACACCACTTACCTTTTTAGAAGACATGGCCGGGATGCATATGTACAACCTCCTAACACAAGAATAGAAACTGCAGGGAATGTGATGAGGCAAATAGCAAAAGAGAAAGGGATATTCTTTTTTGATATGAACCGTGAGTTTACCGATAGAGGAATACCTACACATAACGAAGATGAATTTATCAGAAATGAAAAAAATAGTAAAGCCACCGATGGCGTTCATCCCACACCTAAGGGATATGAACTAATGGCTAACTTGATCTACAAGTTTATGTTGAGCAACAATTTGGTGGAGCCTGGTATGAAAGTAATATGCTTCGGGGATTCTATTACCAAAGGAGTGCATGTAAAAGGCAGTGGAACAGCTACAGGAGAAACCTATCCGGGAGTTTTGTCAAGGCTATTGAACCAATGA